aacatacctACAGTGTAGCTTACACTGGACTGTTACCTTTCTCATATCTTCATTAACAATACGAAACACTCCACAACAAGTTACAGCTTCACTTAGAACATGTAACTTAACAAGATAACAACTAGAatcttaaacacatttttacaatgtaAACGTGATTATCAAGTAATATACAAAGACATacctgtagtttcacaagggaTAAAAAGGCAGAATGGATCATGTGTTGTGGGCAATCTGTTCATGTGCGCTCTGTCTGGAGAGACAGCACCATTACAGTTAGCTAGCTAGCCTAAGCTAGCAAAATGGTTCACAAGTCAACAAAATCAAAGCGAAAACAATTAACAAACCGCTACTATCAGCCTCGTAGTGCTGGTAAAACTTTTAATAAAGTCACAGGCACGTTAcctgggggtggctgtggctcaataggtagagcagttgactgccaatcataggattggtggttcgattcccggctgccacgtcacatgccaaagtgtccttgggcaagatactgaacccctagttgcccccggtgagtcaggtcagctgcatagcagctctgccatcggtgtctgaatgtgtgtgtgcttgtgcgtgtgaatgggtgaatgagaagcagtgtaaagcgctttgagtgcctgctaggtagaaaagcgttatataagtgcagaacatttaccatttacctcTCGGGAAATCCTCCGCGCTTCTAAAGATTACCCATAATCCCTTGCTTTTACTACCAAATGTAGGTGCGATattttaccagcaggtggcgaaGTGCCCCTTTAGCTGGAtttaacatgcacacatttgaaCTATGTTACACTAAGCTAAGGTAACCACATCCTTACTCTAACTTCCATCAGAACATATCACTGTCACAATGCACCatggtgaaaacaaatgttttttaatacaaTACTTTAATTGTTAAGCTCACAGCAACATGTAGCATATTCTGTGGTCCAGTTTCTCACTGTgagcattttcagtttttctcagtttgaTATAATTTATCTTTGGCTTTTGAATCTcggtcaaacaaaacaagtagTTTGACTGTTGCTTATTTTAGTCTCTGCTTCCTGCTGAGCTGTTGTGCTTCATCTTCAGGCTCGTACCTGCCGGCCGGTTACTCCTTCTCGTACGGAGGGAAGGTGATGGCTGGGGACGAAGGGGAGAAGCCCTCCAGGTCCAGTCCCACAGTGAAGCTGGCCAGCGAGGCCAAAGCTCTggacctgctgcagcagcatgccAGCCAGTACAAGAGCAAATCCCCGTCCATCCAAGACAACAAGACCCCGCACGACCGGGAGCGAGACcgagagcgggagagagagggagacaggccGCGATCCTCCCCCTCTCAGCGTATCCTGCCTTCCCACCATCACCTGGGACCATACCCGCTGCTGTCGGGACAGTACGACCTATCCTATGCCTCAGGTGAGACTCTCACAAGGGATAtttcagcagctgttgttgATATCAGTGAAGCAGCATGAAGAGCAGTTTGTACACTGGAGGCGTTCAGGTGCAGTGCTAAGTGTAGGTCAACTGCTTTTGGAAATAACATGTTACACCTGCAGGACTCTCCAGGACTCTCCAGGCTAAAGCATGAGTCAAACACAAGATGTTACCTGGACAGTAAAGACACCTGGATTGGGAATCACTGTTCCATCATATTTTCAACAGTGATCATTTGGAAGTTTATTTCCACTTATATTAGTGTTAATATGAAATGATGTTAATATAAATCTACTGCACAAATACATCGtccatgtttcctgtcagtTCAGTTCTCCTCATTTTAACACGTGTCAGATGGTTTTAAATTTGTAGCCTCAAAGTCACATTCAGACTCAAACAGACACTTTAACAGGTGAGCACACGTACCGTTCACAACTCTAGAACCATGTTGGATCTGTCTGACGGGTGTCTCTGTCTCGCAGGCCTCTCCTCTTCAGCCATCGTCGCCAGTCAACAAGCGTCCGCCCCGTCTATGTACCCTCCCCCGCGGAGGTGAGAACGGTAAGCAACAAAcaaatttttttaatttatcagttAACTTAAACCAGATGTATAGTTAGTAGTCAGTTTAACTTGTGCCTCACAGCTgtgtcagtggaaacaggacTAAGATCTGATTTTCCCAGACACAGAGTTTTCAGCCCGTGTCAGTTTTCGCCTGCGTGGCTGTCCATCTCCATCTCGTATTCACATTTAACTGTGCTCAGTGGTTTTAATTGGATTAAATCGTGTCTACACGagagtaaaaaatattttcaggcAATGATTTATATTTCCAATTTTGTCTCAAATGCTGCATCATTCTGCCCCAGTGGCTATTTTTATTGTCCCTGGTACAATGGGACTTTCTTAATTCCAAGCCCTGGGATTTAGTCTGTCTCAGTGTCTTGTGAGTCTTCATTTGATCCCAGACTGACTCCAGAGATCAGAGCTCTGTGGGGCCACACCATCTGTTGCAGGTCTCATTGTTGAATTTGTGAATCTCCTGATGGCCAAGAATCTAATTATCTGAAGTACCTCAAACCGCTGTGTATGCCTCCATATACAGTAGTAGTTTACTTTAGTAAACTGCTTAGCATCAGATTATGTTCCAATGCAGGAAGAATGTGAAGTCTGTGGCACCACCTAGTGCTCACACAGCCGTCTCCTCAATTCACCTCGTTATCCTAGGGAAGTATGAATAGTTACTAACCATGAACATGTCAGTTAGTATGGAGACACGCTACGTAACCAAACGTGTGACATGATGTCCTCTCACCTGTCTACAGGCACACCTGACTGGCTGACCTCCACCCTGCCCTGAGTCATGTGACTGGATCACTTGACGTTTCTGTTTCAGCATCATTTCAGTGGCGTTTGTGTACGTTTGATTTCTCTCTGCCTGGAAGTCCAGCCGGCcgctctgctgtctgctgggctGGACCAGAGGACTGAAAATCTGGCCCTACATGTCCTGCTGGATCCAGGCTGCACCATCAGTTCTTGGGGAGGGGGCAGCAGAGGCTTTGGCCCCAGATTCAGGAAAACGTGGGGGTAAAGCACACTGAGATGCTATCGGACGTGCAAAGGCGcagcttttattgtttttgaggTGGGCGGGTCGGACAGTTCTGGACAACGCTGGGGGGTGGGGGCAGGGCATTCAGAGTCGTGACCACGTTCTGTGGCGTTTTACGGCACGTCGctcatttcacttcttttttttttttttttctttttaaaattttttttacatttcacccACGTCCTCTGACCCTCAGTTGTTACCTgcgtgacctctgacccctctGAGAGCCAGAATCTGCTCTGGACTCACCTGGACATCGTCACACCTTCACCTGGAAGCAGTctcactgaaaatacaaaacactgtgGGCGGAGGAGGACGGACCAATCAGAGGGCAGAGTTTGAACTGAAGCTGCATCCTCGGACTGACAGGAAGTCggcagctcctcctcctcagtgtgtagctgtactgtactctgtgtgtgtgtgtgtgtgtgtgtttatgtgcgcgcgcgtgtgtgtaaatactgtacagagGAATTATTTTAAAGAGCCTGTTGGATGCTGTTGGATTTCCTACTCTTTTTTTGTCTGGTAGCCTCTGCCTCTGTTTTTCTACTGTTGTTGATCTGATATTAAACCTGTAGCTGGTGGAACGGCGCCCGACCTCCGTGTCTCATTTATTCTACTTCCCAGTTTAGTTTCTGGAACAGGTTGTGTTGTTCGGAATATGCTGAGCCAGATGTAATTTGGTCATAGGTAACATAAAGTCACTCTGCAGCTGTAGGTGAAATACTCATACATGTGACCATTAAAAGCcgtttttacaataaataagaatttatGAAGTACAGAAAAATTGAGGTGGCTGCAGGGGGTGGTGGGGTTCGAGGTTCAGACGGTACAGTGTCTGTGTGGCCCTTAAAAAACAGAACTAACCAGTAAACTACTGgacttttcctttaaaataaaatataaaatgtgttgaagATATGGACACAAATACTTCAGACCTTTGTGTGATCTGGGAACTCGAGTCCACCTAAACCACATTTAAACTGTTGACCTGACACCTTCCAGCCAATCACAGTGAAGTAGGCCAGGTAAAACCTGCGGTAAATGGGTGCCACAGCTCCTTTAGGTCCCATAAAGTTCTCAATTACCGCTGTGTGTTAGAAACTGAACCTTATAGTTCCCAGATTGATCCTTTAGACAGAACTCGGGGCTGAGATGACATTTCTAAAACCTAGTTTATTTACCGTTTCTTCCAACTTTACATTGTGACATTAAAACTACTGACGCCTTCAAAGACTTTGGTCTTTTTAGAAATGACGTGACTTGGTGTCGGACGTAATTTATCCTCACTCTGGTTCGTGAGGTATCAAACTTTCCCCTGAGCTGCGTCGCTGCACCTGAAGTGGTCATTTCAGTGTCGTTCCTGATGCTACAACCAGTTCTCAAATCTTCAACATGTTGAGGCAACGtctgaaactgctgctgaatCCTCCTAATGTCGGTTTacatgttcttttatttctgaaCTGAAGAACAGGAAGTGGTCAGGTTCATCAGCAGCtactggttttattttctttccactttgtCCTGAACAGCAGCTTTTGAATTCGTCGCATCGGTTTTGGTTCGTTCACACTTCAGAGAGGAGTCGGACGTGAGTCCGTTCAGCTGGGACCTGAACGCAGCCTGAACCACCTACAGGGAGCAAAGCATTCACTCTGTAGGTGACTTGATCCCTAGTATCAGTCTGCAGTGACACAGATGGACTGAAGCTGTAGTGAGGCTGTTTGAACACAGGGAGGCGCTGCTGCTCAGTTTGATGTGTGATTAAAGGGGCAGTTCACCCAAATCACACGTTCTCACTGGTCGCCTGCAGAGCTGAAGGAATCAGAGGCTGTGTTTAATGATTCATTCATCAGCTGTGTCAGGACACGTCcaggtttgttttcatgtgtcttCAACCAGCAGTTAATGTTGGGGGGGTGTTACACTGTTTTGTAAACTCAGGATGTTGCAGAGCAGATTAGACAGATCAGGAAATCAAATGTGGTTTTCTTCAGCTCCGGTCACAGGAAATCAAAAGTCACAAAGGAACTCGGTCTCATCTCAACGTGTCTGACACTTGAAATGAATTCAggtctctgttctctgctgtaAACAGGAATCCAGACTCAGTTTCTGACTACTTTGTGACTAGGTCCAGCCTGTTTGAACAGGGCTCACACAGCTCCTTCTGGCCCTCAGGGTTCCTGCAGGTTAGTCTTGTCCAGTTTCACCTAATTTCAACTGTTCATATATTCTGACACCCGCAGCAGAGCCTGTTCCCTCCGTGACATGGTTCACCTCCACCCACACGCTTTAGTTCACGGTCTTACAGACaggtggttttattttgaaggggaCTTTCCGTCACTTCCTGTGCTGTCGCCGTCAGAAGCAGCAGCTTGACGCTGCAGCTCCGGTCGGTGCTGCGGGACGGACCCGCGGCCGGTGGACGGACCCGCGGCCGGTGGACGGACCCGCGGCCGGTGGACGGACCGACTGAagcctgcagagacacaggtaggagccagtgtgtgtgtgtgtgtgtgtgtgtgtgtgtgtgtgtgtgtgtgtctgtgtgtgtgcgcggaGACACTGCTGCACCATCACTGCTGACAGTGAGGGTACCGCCAgtactactgtagtactactgtaCCAGTGAGGGTACCGCCAgtactactgtagtactacagtagtacTGGCGGTACCCTCACTGGTACTAACTCCATGACAGTAGCAATAGTATGAGGATGTGAGTGTAGTACAGCAGTACTTTCTACTCCATCTCAGGGAGctgttgtacttgtactgtatctgtctgtcagtaatgatactaatactaatactactgtAAATAATGGGACTCATTCAGCCCCCATAGTGAGTACTTTTAcaattttatacttttacacTTTACTCAGCACTTGAAAATTGTTCTAGTACTACTTTTACTTAATGAAAAGATCAGAGTACTTTTTCATAATGTCTATACCAGTAATTATATGTATTCACAGCCGACTGAGTACTGTGTAGTATACACTGAGTACTCATGGTACTATTGGTACTCATGGTACTCTTGGTACTCATGGTACTCTTGTTGGTACTCTTGTTGGTACTCTTGGTACTCTTGGTACTCTTGGTACTCATGGTACTCTTGGTACTCATGGTACTCTTGTTGGTACTCTTGTTGGTACTCTTGTTGGTACTCTTGGTACTCATGGTACTCTTGGTACTCTTGTTGGTACTCTTGTTGGTACTCTTGTTGGTACTCTTGGTACTCTTGTTGGTACTCTTGGTACTCTTGTTGGTACTCTTGGTACTCATGGTACTCTTGGTACTCTTGTTGGTACTCATGGTACTCTTGGTACTCATGGTACTCTTGTTGGTACTCATGGTACTCTTGTTGGTACTCATGGTACTCTTGTTGGTACTCTTGGTACTCATGGTACTCTTGTTGATACTCATGGTACTCTTGTTGGTACTCTTGGTACTCATGGTACTCTTGTTGGTACTCTTGGTACTCTTGTTGGTACTCTTGGTACTCTTGTTGGTACTCTTGGTACTCTTGGTACTCTTGTTGGTACTCTTGTTGGTACTCTTGGTACTCTTGTTGGTACTCTTGGTACTCATGGTACTCTTGTTGGTACTTTTGGTACTCTTGGTACTCTTGGTACTCATGGTACTCTTGTTGGTACTCTTGTTGGTACTCTTGGTACTCATGGTACTCTTGTTGGTACTCTTGTTGGTACTCTTGTTGGTACTCATGGTAGTCTTGTTGGTACTCTTGGTACTCATGGTACTCTTGTTGGTACTCTTGTTGGTACTCATGGTACTCATGGTACTCATGGTACTCATGGTACTCTTGGTACTCATGGTACTCTTGTTGGTACTCTTGTTGGTACTCATGGTACTCTTGGTACTCATGGTACTCATGGTACTCATGGTACTCTTGGTACTCATGGTACTCTTGTTGGTACTCTTGTTGGTACTCTTGGTACTCTTGTTGGTACTCTTGGTACTCATGGTACTCTTGTTGGTACTTTTGGTACTCTTGGTACTCTTGGTACTCTTGGTACTCATGGTACTCTTGTTGGTACTCTTGTTGGTACTCTTGTTGGTACTCATGGTAGTCTTGTTGGTACTCTTGGTACTCTTGTTGGTACTCTTGTTGGTACTCTTGTTGGTACTCATGGTACTCTTGGTACTCATGGTACTCATGGTACTCTTGGTACTCATGGTACTCTTGTTGGTACTTTAGGTTAAGTACATTTTGTTGCTGGATCTAGTTTGAAGAGTGTgagagctttttaaaaaaaaacttttaaaatgattaattactatttaaaatacagcaaatactgatgaaagtaaaagtactgtgtgtgtgtgtgtgtgggggggggggggggggggtgtctcTGTGAATGAACACCTCTGTGAGTGAGCGGCTCAGGATCCTAGAACACCAGTCTGATCTTCCTAGTTTTAcactaattatctggttaaattcactaattgtctggttaaattcactaattgtctggttaaattcactaattatctggttaaattcactaattgtctggttaaattcactaattatctggttaaattcactaattgtctggttaaattcactaattgtcttggttaaattcactaattgtctggttaaattcactaattgtcttggttaaattcactaattgtcttggttaaattcactaattgtctggttaaattcactaattgtctggttaaattcactaattgtctggttaaattcactaattgtcttggttaaattcactaattgtctggttaaattcactaattgtcttggttacattcactaattgtctggttaaattcactaattgtctggttaaattcactaattatctggttaaattcactaattatctggttaaattcactaattgtcttggttaaattcactaattatctggttaaattcactaattgtctggttaaattcactaattgtctggttaaattcactaattgtcttggttaaattcactaattatctggttaaattcactaattgtctggttaaattcactaattgtcttggttaaattcactaattgtctggttacattcactaattgtctggttaaattcactaattatctggttaaattcactaattatctggttaaattcactaattatctggttaaattcactaattgtcttggttaaattcactaattgtctggttaaattcactaattatcttggttaaattcactaattgtcgggttaaat
This DNA window, taken from Anabas testudineus chromosome 6, fAnaTes1.2, whole genome shotgun sequence, encodes the following:
- the LOC113165757 gene encoding sex-determining region Y protein-like, translated to MLLSFESLRERDVKGGKIQQQNVLNLKYQQEYHEYQEYHEYHEYQEYHEYQQEYQQEYQQEYQEYQQDYHEYQQEYQQEYQQEYHEYQEYQEYQEYQKYQQEYHEYQEYQQEYQEYQQEYQQEYHEYQEYHEYHEYHEYQEYHEYQQEYQQEYHEYQEYHEYHEYHEYHEYQQEYQQEYHEYQEYQQDYHEYQQEYQQEYQQEYHEYQEYQQEYQQEYHEYQEYQEYQKYQQEYHEYQEYQQEYQEYQQEYQQEYQEYQEYQQEYQEYQQEYQEYQQEYHEYQEYQQEYHEYQQEYHEYQEYQQEYHEYQQEYHEYQQEYHEYQEYHEYQQEYQEYHEYQEYQQEYQEYQQEYQEYQQEYQQEYQQEYQEYHEYQEYQQEYQQEYQQEYHEYQEYHEYQEYQEYQEYQQEYQQEYHEYQEYHEYQ